The Oncorhynchus keta strain PuntledgeMale-10-30-2019 chromosome 28, Oket_V2, whole genome shotgun sequence DNA segment AAGAAACTACAAATCTACGGGGCAGGGCCTAAGATGATGGGGCTAGGTCTGGTTCCCAGGAATAAGAGCATCCCCAAGAAAGGTAACACAActcacccccctccctcaccaCTGGGTGTGTCTGGAAAAAGTAGAATACGGTGCAATTTCAGAAGCAGTTTCTTATCAAGTCAGTCTGTGTTGAATGCTGGGTAAGGTTACTGCTGGTCTCCTTCCAGAAGAGCTGCCTCAGACTGTGACTGTCCGTGATGCAGTTGCTGCGGTCCAGGACAAGGAGGAACCAGGAGAGGTCAAAGAGGGAGACTCCAGCACAGTCACCCCCACGCCACCGCCTCCCTCTGATGTGAAGAAAGAGGAAGATGATGATGGTGGAGACAGACATGATGAAAAGGACCAAGACGACCCTAACGGTGATGGGCCCTGCACCAAGATGACCATGAGGTTGAGACGTAACCTCAGCAACCCCCAGTTTGTAAGTGGCCTAGTTTCAATTCACCCTTATGGGCCGGTTGCCCAGAGACTGATTAAGACTAATCCTGTACTGAGGAGCGTGATCAGTGGAGATTCTCTGTCTGGGAATCGAATCCTCTATTATCTGATCCTAAATCAGATGTTATAGATAATCTAATCATAAGGATGGACATTTTAAATGGAAAAACAAAGATCATTGAACACTACACTGAGTGGGTGTGGCGGGGGGGGGATTTaccactcaatattaggaaggtgttcttaatgtttggtatactcactGCCCATTAATTTAATggatataacatttacatttactattCCCTTAGTTAGAAACTTTCCAACAACTGGGTGTACGCCAATTCATGCTTTTTACTGTCAATTTAAATGGAGAACTTAAATTCCATCTCACTAATCTGTTCTGGTTTCTGCTAAGGTGGATTCGTTTGTGTGTCGGATGTGTGGCCGTGGCGACGAGGATGAGAAGCTCCTGCTGTGTGACGGTTGTGACGACAACTACCACACCTTCTGTCTACTGCCCCCCCTCACTGAAGCCCCCAAGGGCAACTGGCGCTGCCCCAAATGTGTGGCTGAGGTGAGAGAGAGTCATGGAGAACCACAGCATCCTGTTGTGTCAAACAAACATCATTCTATGTGGGTGCAGCCAGCCAGTCTATTTTAACCTGGGGAGTTAGttgctaggtttccatccaatttgcgACAGATTTTTATGTGAATATTATAAAATCTGCATACAAAAATATCCCCACCAGAGGTGTTTCTTTCAGGCTGACTTTGTTGTAAATAAAAGGCTGTGTGTATGATGACGTGGTGCACATAAAAAAATGTGCATATATTTTATGTACTTACGTTTTCCACTCTACTGATAGTTTTGTCTCAAACTGTTGCGATAAAAGCACAAATGAAGACTATTGATTTTTAGGACCACACGACATGACATTGCTTGACTGTAAATGTACCTACATTTACCATGGTTATTCTATTGGCAATTGCGCAAGAAATCATTTTCACTGCAATTCGTCACATGATTAATTTAAGACAcaacccccccctttaagatttagatgcactattgtaaagtgactattctactggatgtcataaggtgaatgcaccaatttgtaagtcgctctggataagagcgtctgctaaatgacttaaatgtaaatgtacaatcCCACTATGTCGAACGAACAAATGGTGATTTATAAAATTGTAACACAAAATAAAACACAGGCTTGATgtttatacaacaggtgggtctataTCTCGTGGAATGATGAAATAGTAttaattaaattaatcaaaataatgtctttaatgaaaaatatgtcaatcattattttaatgttggtaacccgttgtctAAAAGTCATAATGTCCTTGAAGCTGGtgttttggaggatatattgacaCGTGCCAATATCCTTCAAACAccagcttcgagggcattatcacttaagtaAACCAGTTAGGAAAATCACTGGGAATCAACTTAGCATTATATTCATCTGTAATTATTTTCTTTGCCTCTGTCCAATCCATCTCTTCAATGCCCTCATGTCTGCCTCTCCTCTACTTCCCTGTAGGAGTGTAAAAGACCAGCGGAGGCCTTCGGTTTTGAGCAGGCTACCAGAGAATACACCCTGCAGAGTTTTGGGGAGATGGCAGACACATACAAAGCAGACTACTTCAATATGCCTGTCCATGTACGTAGCCCTGTACAAACCTAAAAGACAAATGCTTTACTCTGATGTGGACAGAAACTGTTATTCATTCTGAACATCGGTTGAATTTTTATCTTGTTAGTAACAACCTTTGTGTGTGAAGATGGTTCCTACAGAGCTGGTGGAGAAAGAGTTCTGGCGCTTGGTTAGTAGCATAGAGGAGGATGTGACAGTGGAGTATGGCGCCGACATCCACTCTAAAGAGTTTGGCAGTGGATTCCCCATGAACAATGGCAAGAAGAACCTCTCACTAGAGGAAGCGGTAACTAGCTACTAAACGatcttcctttctgtctctccttaaTTCAACTGATCATTTCACTCCTGTAGGTCTTCATATGCCAGTTTCTCTACATGGTTCTGTTTCCCCTAATTGAGGGATTTACAAAGTTATTTACTATTACTTCATGTAACACTATATACAGTTCCTCTAAACCATTACCTGTACATGGTCCTCTGTCTGCAGGATTATGCCCGCAGCGGCTGGAACCTGAATGTGATGCCAGTGCTGGAGCAGTCGGTGCTGTGCCACATCAACGCCGATATCTCTGGTATGAAGGTGCCCTGGCTGTACGTGGGTATGGTATTCTCAGCCTTCTGCTGGCACATCGAAGACCACTGGAGCTACTCCATCAACTACCTGCACTGGTAAATAGGACACTAACTACCACACACTACAGGACATGTTACAAACCGTACAGGAGACATGAGAAATTAATAGGCAGTTCATCTGTAGATGGTTGAGATGATTGTCCTTTTAGGTCCACTGTCTTTAAACAGCATTCTAGATGTATTGACTGATAGATATTGTTAGTGTGACTAAAGCTGTTCCCTTCTCTGCCCCCTCCTGCAGGGGTGAGCCTAAGACGTGGTACGGGGTTCCCTCTGTAGCAGCAGAACGGTTAGAGGAGGTGATGAAGAAGCTGACCCCAGAGCTGTTTGAGTCCCAGCCTGACCTCCTCCACCAGCTGGTTACTATTATGAACCCCAACATCCTCATGTCTCACGGGGTCCCAGTGAGTAATGACACatgtacacatcacacacatcttCATATTCTAGTGGTGATCGATGATACTGTGAGAAATGTCCATGCTGATAACCTCCTTTCCATTTGATTGACAGGTTGTACGCACCAACCAGTGTGCTGGCGAGTTTGTCATCACGTTCCCCAGGGCTTACCACAGCGGCTTCAATCAGGGATATAATTTTGCTGAAGCCGTTAACTTCTGCACTGCAGACTGGGTATGCCTCTATTCCAATGGGTGTTTTTTATGTAgtcttttcaaaattcttaatTTCCCCTTggttttctctttctccctctgtttacctctgtctgtttctctcccttccctccgcCAGCTGCCTGCGGGGCGCTCCTGTATCGAGCACTACCGTCGTCTGCGGCGGTACTGTGTTTTCTCTCACGAGGAGCTGACCTGTAAGATGGCCGCCTGCCCTGAGAAGCTGGACCTCAACCTGGCCGCTGCCACGCACAGAGAGATGTTCATCATCGTCCAGGAGGAAAGGAAGCTACGCAAGGGCCTGCTGGAGAGGGTGAGACTATTAATCTAGAAGTTGAGCGTGTGAAAGACAGGACTATCTGTGATTTGGTCACTGACTTCAGCAGTAAGTAAAATGACTGGTTTGTGGGAGCCATTTGATTGTTGTGGTTTCTTGCGCAATGTTGTCTGTTTGGTTTATGAGTTTCTTCGATATGTTGGTGTTTGTTGTGGTATCTTGCATAATACTGACTGTCATCAAGGTATACGGTGTTGCTCTTGCATGTGTCGTGGTTTCCTAAAGCCCTGTGTGTTGTGGTCTTTCAGGGTAtcacagaggcagagagggaggcgtTTGAGCTGCTGCCTGATGACGAGAGGCAGTGTGATAATTGCAAGACGACCTGCTtcctgtctgccctggcctgttcCAACTGCCCTGAACGCCTCGTctgtctctaccacacacagGACCTCTGTAGCTGCCCCACAGACAAGCTCTACCTCAGGTACTACTGACCCACTGTCTCTgtgagtctctctttctctccatgtttCGTTTGTTTACCACTAGCGCctcacctgtctcttcctcctccctaccAGGTACAGGTACACTCTGGATGAGCTGTTTGCCATGTTACATCGACTCAAAGTGCGAGCCGAGGTGTTTGATTCATGGGCCAACAGAGTGAAAGAGGCTCTGGAGCAGGAAGAGGGCAACAAGAGAGGTGAGAAATGCCATAGACGCAACCCATAAGATGGGGAAGGTAgaacacactgttctagaattgTGTGAGTTAGATGGGTGAGAATAACAACTGTTCCAAAAGGTGTGTAATGACACGGACTGTGTTTTAACTCTAGGCATCACAGACCTGGAGGTCCTGAAGGCAGAGGCAGCAGAGAAGAAGTTCCCTGACAACGAGCTGCTCCAGAGACTCAACACTGTCCTCACTGACACACATAACTGTCAGCAGACAAGCACTGAACTTCTCAACAAGACACAGACCAGGTAACACACTCACATGACCTAAATCATATCGAACACTGCCATACCCACAACTGCATTGGACTGCTCAATGAGATACCCACAGTAGCACACACtattgtgtatgtgtttgtaggAGGATGACTCTGGCAGAGCTGAAGGCtctagtggagaagatggagaacCTGCCCTGTGTGATGAGCCAGCTGGAGGACGTACAGGTCAGTATCCACCAGCTAGATCTGAGCCCCCAGCGGAAACCAATAAACCTGCTGTAGCTGGAACGTTGTTAATGTCCACACCGCTCTTCCTCCCCTACTTCCTTTCATTCCTTTTTtaattccctctctctcaggcAGTCCTGCGTACAATAGAAGAGTTCCAGACTCAGTCCCGAGCTCTAGTGAGCGACCGGGACTGGCGGCGAGACTCCGCTCCCCCAGACCAACTGCAGGCCCTGTTGGAGAAGGGGGCTGGCCTGCCGGTCGATGCCCCAGAGTGTGAGCTCCTTAAGGGGCTGCAGGAGCAGGGCCGCTGGCTGGGCGAGGTGCGGCAGACCCTGGGGCCCGAGGGCGGTGAGATGACCCTGGCGGTCCTCAGGAACTTGATGGAGGTGGGCTGCAATGTTCCCCAGAGTGTCTCTGTGGAAACAGCCATGGCAGAGCTTCAGGAGCTCCTGACTATAGCAGAACGATGGGAGGAGAAGGCCCAGATCTGCCTAGAGCAACGGTGAGGGACACATGACTCATActgaatctctttctctctctttctcctcactgTCTCACTCAATCGgtcactctttctttctttctctctcatctctcacttgCACACAAGTTCTCAGGTTGTCTGCTCTTCCtaatgtcccctctctctcctggtgtgaTTGCAGGCAGAAGCACCCTCTGTCCACCCTGGATGCCATAGTAAACGAGGCCCAGCTCATCCCAGTCAAGCTGCCCAACATCCTGTCTCTCCAGGGCTGTCTGAGCCGAGCCAAGGCCTGGGTCACTGACCTGGAGGAAATCCAGGCAAGTAGAACCAACTCCTGCTGTCTATTATAAACTTATAACCACGTTCAATAGGCTAACGTTGTGTAATGTCGCAGATAGAAAATGCATAAATACAGCGGATGTGAATTATTTATTGTAAATGTCAGAGGCATGTTTGTTCAACATGTGAATGTTCCACAATGTTGTGCCCTGCTGAATGTAACCCTGGCTTGTCCTCCATtaacctctcttcctctcccgtGTGTGTACTGTAGAATGGGGAGCACTACCCGTGTCTGGATGACCTGGAGGGCTTGGTGGCGATAGGGAGAGACCTCCCTGTCAGGATGGAGGAGCTGAGGCAGCTGGAGCTGCAGGTAGCCAGCGCCCACTCCTGGAGAGACAAGGCCTCCAAGACCTTCCTGAAGAAGAGCAGCCAGCACAGCCTACTACAGGTCAGAGGCCAGGGGTGGAGCGCGTTTTTGAGCCTTTTTAGTTCTTTATCTACAGTGGTTAAAAGATTGGTATTTGCCGCACAATCAATCACTAACACTTCAGGGAACACCAGAAAGAGTGAGAGACTGGCTGTGAATTGGGTGCATGTGAATATTGTTAGTGTTAGCCCTTATTTTAATTTGTCTTTGAATGTGTGGGTCTCACTAACAGCATCATCACATCTTTTTCTTGCTGCAGGTATTGTGTCCGTGTGTGGAGAAACgtaaggagaggggagaagagactGATCCATTAGGTGACCCAGATACCAACACTCTGGGCCTCTCTGCTCAGGACCTGAGAGACCCTGGTGCCATTGTGAGTCTGGCCTAGCCAGACATTATGGCTGTCAAGTGTGTTATTTAGTGtgtccaatgttccctctaaactgcacATGGGCGCGCAGCATCCTGGGACTGCCACGCAGAAGTAATATTAGCCTGCGCAaagaagcacgagattgaactccactcaactttctagagttaTTCTCCTTAATTTTAACTATCAATGTTTCTttttactgtgggaattgtgatcgaatcaacattAGCCACTTTCAATACGACACATCGAAACAAAACTAACTATGCAGTGCTTAGTATGTCAAACTTAGTAAGGCAGAACCCATGAGAGGATTttattgcattgacaggcacgATTCAACCCTCCACAGACCTGTTTGGCATAActaatcagagctgcagtaggacTATATGCAACTAGACCCTTGCTATATATGGATCTGAGccaactggactgtgtttacaggatgagcggtcgtgagtagatgtgcttgttttgagatcaaagtcgAGAGCTGCatgtgcacatttgttcatatcctttgctagttaagTGTGTTATTATCTCAGTTATAGATTTGTAGTCCGCAATAGGCGAATGATTGCTTCCTACAGGAACACAACACGTGTAGATTTCTATCTTTGAAAAGCCAGTCcggtaaagagctttttttggTTTCAAGGGGGAAGTGTTGTAtttagccaataggcagagggtagtaTAATTTGTCttgttctctgtaataatggtatgggaatattAATGCACTTTATTTTGTAacgtggtttcttgcatcaagcAACACATTTTCAGTCACATCCTTCAGCCAAGGagaagtggataaacaggttactgtcaagccctgcatgttttctttcaagtctcatggaatgtaggcatacattgaacaccacacattgtcTGCTAccgtaggctgaatgatagaacagctatttctaTGTTAAAATGTTTTGCTATGCAtcttctccattgtttttgatggtagtcCACTGGCAGGCCTatattatgatcaaatagccacagtagcctactcaACCACTGTCTGAAACTAACTTCAAGTGGA contains these protein-coding regions:
- the LOC118360841 gene encoding lysine-specific demethylase 5C-like isoform X6; the protein is MMAMEGEDFVPPPECPVFEPSWEEFQDPLGYIAKIRPIAEKSGICKIRPPADWQPPFAVEVDSFRFTPRIQRLNELEAETRVKLNYLDRIAKFWEIQGSSLKIPNIERRILDLFSLSKVVIEEGGFDIVSKERRWARVAQKLGYPTGRNIGSLLRSHYERIVYPFEVFHAGASLPQTKPKLYDGEEVDREYKPHSIPLRQSVQPSKMSSYGRRANRLQPDPDPTEEDIEKNPELKKLQIYGAGPKMMGLGLVPRNKSIPKKELPQTVTVRDAVAAVQDKEEPGEVKEGDSSTVTPTPPPPSDVKKEEDDDGGDRHDEKDQDDPNGDGPCTKMTMRLRRNLSNPQFVDSFVCRMCGRGDEDEKLLLCDGCDDNYHTFCLLPPLTEAPKGNWRCPKCVAEECKRPAEAFGFEQATREYTLQSFGEMADTYKADYFNMPVHMVPTELVEKEFWRLVSSIEEDVTVEYGADIHSKEFGSGFPMNNGKKNLSLEEADYARSGWNLNVMPVLEQSVLCHINADISGMKVPWLYVGMVFSAFCWHIEDHWSYSINYLHWGEPKTWYGVPSVAAERLEEVMKKLTPELFESQPDLLHQLVTIMNPNILMSHGVPVVRTNQCAGEFVITFPRAYHSGFNQGYNFAEAVNFCTADWLPAGRSCIEHYRRLRRYCVFSHEELTCKMAACPEKLDLNLAAATHREMFIIVQEERKLRKGLLERGITEAEREAFELLPDDERQCDNCKTTCFLSALACSNCPERLVCLYHTQDLCSCPTDKLYLRYRYTLDELFAMLHRLKVRAEVFDSWANRVKEALEQEEGNKRGITDLEVLKAEAAEKKFPDNELLQRLNTVLTDTHNCQQTSTELLNKTQTRRMTLAELKALVEKMENLPCVMSQLEDVQAVLRTIEEFQTQSRALVSDRDWRRDSAPPDQLQALLEKGAGLPVDAPECELLKGLQEQGRWLGEVRQTLGPEGGEMTLAVLRNLMEVGCNVPQSVSVETAMAELQELLTIAERWEEKAQICLEQRQKHPLSTLDAIVNEAQLIPVKLPNILSLQGCLSRAKAWVTDLEEIQNGEHYPCLDDLEGLVAIGRDLPVRMEELRQLELQVASAHSWRDKASKTFLKKSSQHSLLQVLCPCVEKRKERGEETDPLGDPDTNTLGLSAQDLRDPGAIVMAFKEGEHQEKEALLRLQKVNLSKPGVEKKAEKEIKTERENKENGGGRWGEDPMELDTALHSENCGKENGDSNHTTTGSSTPPQSVCVCGQAPRPPLLRCHLCKDWFHGGCVPFPSLLPSSGHPTNPLCWWDWDSRFLCPRCQRSRRPRLETILALLVALQRLPVRLPEGEALQCLTERAITWQGRAKEALDSPEIQGALEKLQELKQNQPHREEEEDVKKVNCESVIVLSDSEGGEGDGVIDLTEENSPKKTLKKEMNGGMQAGCENGVSKKVKSHHNVTGVGSLLPLVPSLKGPVIELSLTTRTQLEELQLEGDLLEVSLDQTSTIHRVLQAALEPHRHTLRTLILIELQEQKGAGRGGRAKDSKRKRKSQRGVTGVEGTPRSLDASECKKTCPLNHTPPHIPIQTHPEIL
- the LOC118360841 gene encoding lysine-specific demethylase 5C-like isoform X3; its protein translation is MMAMEGEDFVPPPECPVFEPSWEEFQDPLGYIAKIRPIAEKSGICKIRPPADWQPPFAVEVDSFRFTPRIQRLNELEAETRVKLNYLDRIAKFWEIQGSSLKIPNIERRILDLFSLSKVVIEEGGFDIVSKERRWARVAQKLGYPTGRNIGSLLRSHYERIVYPFEVFHAGASLPTKPKLYDGEEVDREYKPHSIPLRQSVQPSKMSSYGRRANRLQPDGPEDSASHPLTTGSQHISASPDPTEEDIEKNPELKKLQIYGAGPKMMGLGLVPRNKSIPKKEELPQTVTVRDAVAAVQDKEEPGEVKEGDSSTVTPTPPPPSDVKKEEDDDGGDRHDEKDQDDPNGDGPCTKMTMRLRRNLSNPQFVDSFVCRMCGRGDEDEKLLLCDGCDDNYHTFCLLPPLTEAPKGNWRCPKCVAEECKRPAEAFGFEQATREYTLQSFGEMADTYKADYFNMPVHMVPTELVEKEFWRLVSSIEEDVTVEYGADIHSKEFGSGFPMNNGKKNLSLEEADYARSGWNLNVMPVLEQSVLCHINADISGMKVPWLYVGMVFSAFCWHIEDHWSYSINYLHWGEPKTWYGVPSVAAERLEEVMKKLTPELFESQPDLLHQLVTIMNPNILMSHGVPVVRTNQCAGEFVITFPRAYHSGFNQGYNFAEAVNFCTADWLPAGRSCIEHYRRLRRYCVFSHEELTCKMAACPEKLDLNLAAATHREMFIIVQEERKLRKGLLERGITEAEREAFELLPDDERQCDNCKTTCFLSALACSNCPERLVCLYHTQDLCSCPTDKLYLRYRYTLDELFAMLHRLKVRAEVFDSWANRVKEALEQEEGNKRGITDLEVLKAEAAEKKFPDNELLQRLNTVLTDTHNCQQTSTELLNKTQTRRMTLAELKALVEKMENLPCVMSQLEDVQAVLRTIEEFQTQSRALVSDRDWRRDSAPPDQLQALLEKGAGLPVDAPECELLKGLQEQGRWLGEVRQTLGPEGGEMTLAVLRNLMEVGCNVPQSVSVETAMAELQELLTIAERWEEKAQICLEQRQKHPLSTLDAIVNEAQLIPVKLPNILSLQGCLSRAKAWVTDLEEIQNGEHYPCLDDLEGLVAIGRDLPVRMEELRQLELQVASAHSWRDKASKTFLKKSSQHSLLQVLCPCVEKRKERGEETDPLGDPDTNTLGLSAQDLRDPGAIVMAFKEGEHQEKEALLRLQKVNLSKPGVEKKAEKEIKTERENKENGGGRWGEDPMELDTALHSENCGKENGDSNHTTTGSSTPPQSVCVCGQAPRPPLLRCHLCKDWFHGGCVPFPSLLPSSGHPTNPLCWWDWDSRFLCPRCQRSRRPRLETILALLVALQRLPVRLPEGEALQCLTERAITWQGRAKEALDSPEIQGALEKLQELKQNQPHREEEEDVKKVNCESVIVLSDSEGGEGDGVIDLTEENSPKKTLKKEMNGGMQAGCENGVSKKVKSHHNVTGVGSLLPLVPSLKGPVIELSLTTRTQLEELQLEGDLLEVSLDQTSTIHRVLQAALEPHRHTLRTLILIELQEQKGAGRGGRAKDSKRKRKSQRGVTGVEGTPRSLDASECKKTCPLNHTPPHIPIQTHPEIL